AGCCTGCTGCTGCATGGCGCGCCCCCACCTGTTGCAAAGCGAGGGGCAGCACCGTCAGGAGTAAGAACAGCGACATAAAGGCGGCATAGCTCCCGTACTCTGCCGGGCCCAACCAGCGCCCCAGCACCAGCGCATAGCCGTAGTTGAGCACGTTGACCACCAGCATGGCCGCAAATAAGACCAGGCTGTTTTGTAGAAAACGCTTACGATCCATAGGTTTACAGGTGTCGGGCCAGCTCAGGGTCGCGGCGCAAGGCCTCGAGAACCTTCTTGATGTCCTGGCTGCGCTCTTTCTTCACGATGAGGGTAACCGGGCCATCGCGCACTATCAGCACGTTCTCCAGACCCAGCGTAACGATGATGTCATTGCCGGTGGTATAGAGGATGGAACCGTGGGTGTCCAGACCCACGTGGCGGGCCAGCTCGAGGTTGTCGGTGGAGCCCAGCAGCCGCTCGAGGGCGTTCCAGTCGCCCAGGTCATCCCAGCCAAAGCTGGCCGGTATCACGCAGGCTTTGTCGGTGTGCTCCATCACCGCGTAATCCAGGCTCTTCTTGGGCAGCTCCGCGTAGGCCTCGCGCCCCTTGGCCTTTAGTGGCCCCAGGATCTGCGGGGCAAAGCGCTCCAGCTCGCGCAGCATGACCCCGGCCCGGAAGACGAAGATGCCCCCGTTCCACCAGTAATTGCCCTGCTGCAAATAGGCCTCAGCCGTGGCCTGGTCGGGTTTTTCGGCGAAGCGCCTGACCCCAAAAGCCTCCAAACCAGCGTACTCACCTATCTTCTCTCCCTGTTGGATATAGCCGTACCCGGTGGCGGGAAAGGTGGGCTGGATACCCAGGGTAACAATTACCTCGTGTTGAGCGGCCAATTCTGCAGCAGCCCACACCGCCTGGCGGAAGCGCTCTTCGTCCTGGATGTGGTGATCCGCCGGAAATACACCCAGCACCGCATTGTCGCCGAAACGCCGGTGAACCTCGAGGGCTGCATAAGCTACCGCAGCGGCGGTATCTCGTGGCTCTGGTTCGATGAGCAGGTTCTCGGCGGGCAAGGGTGGTAGATGTTCGCCTATTCCTTCTAGCAGGTTAAAAGTGGTAACCACCCAAACCTGTTCCCACCCACCTACCATTGGCAGCAAGCGATCCACGGTAGCCTGAATCAGACTGCGACCATCTGGTAGAAGTTTGAGAAACTGCTTGGGCCGATCTTGGCGAGAGAGAGGCCAGAATCGCTCTCCCTTCCCGCCAGCCATGATTACAGGGAAAAGAGTAGTCATGAGGGCATTCTAGATTCGTCCCCAGAATCGGCCTGGGCAATTTGAACAACCCCAAGAGGATTGGGCATTTAACCTGTATGGCGATGGGCCTGTTTAAACGTCGCGACACTACCGCAGACACGCTCGAGAAGCTGGCGGGCTTCCACGAGGCCTTGCTTTCAGGCCTCGAGCTCAAACCGATGCTGCGCAACCTGCTCACCGCCGCCACCCAGAGCCTGGGGGCCGAGCGGGCAGCGATCTTTTTGTACCACGCCGAGGAGGGGGATTTGCGCGGCGAGGTGGGAACCGGGGTGGGCACCAACCACACCGTCTCGGCCATCTCGCTCTCTCTGGCGCACGAAGGCCCAATCCAGCGGGCCTTCTTTGGGCCGCCAGAGGGGCTCGAGCTGCCCGAGGAAATACTGCTGCCGGTTCACTCGAGCCCCGCCCCAGCAGAGGGTAAGCCCTTTTGCTGGAACAAACCCGAAAGCCACTGCAACCTACAGCCCCGCATCCGGTCGACTCAGCGGGCCCAGCGCTGCCCCACCTGCCCACACTTTGGTGGGGTAGGGGTGCTTTCCCTCGAGGGGATGGCACTCGACGCGGAGACCCGTCAGCTCCTGCCGGTGCTGGCCCGCCTGGTCGCGCTGGCCCTGCGCAACGCCCAGCTCTACGAGACCGCCCTGAACCACCAGAACCGCCTGGCCCGCAACGCCCGCGTGCTGGAGGTTGTCAACACCATCTCCCGCCATCTAGTGCGCAACCTCGAGCAACGGCAGGTACTCGAGGCACTGGCCTGGGGGCTCTACCGCGACCTGGGTTACTATC
This is a stretch of genomic DNA from Meiothermus cerbereus DSM 11376. It encodes these proteins:
- a CDS encoding mannose-1-phosphate guanylyltransferase, coding for MTTLFPVIMAGGKGERFWPLSRQDRPKQFLKLLPDGRSLIQATVDRLLPMVGGWEQVWVVTTFNLLEGIGEHLPPLPAENLLIEPEPRDTAAAVAYAALEVHRRFGDNAVLGVFPADHHIQDEERFRQAVWAAAELAAQHEVIVTLGIQPTFPATGYGYIQQGEKIGEYAGLEAFGVRRFAEKPDQATAEAYLQQGNYWWNGGIFVFRAGVMLRELERFAPQILGPLKAKGREAYAELPKKSLDYAVMEHTDKACVIPASFGWDDLGDWNALERLLGSTDNLELARHVGLDTHGSILYTTGNDIIVTLGLENVLIVRDGPVTLIVKKERSQDIKKVLEALRRDPELARHL